Proteins from a genomic interval of Rosa chinensis cultivar Old Blush chromosome 2, RchiOBHm-V2, whole genome shotgun sequence:
- the LOC112190427 gene encoding uncharacterized protein LOC112190427 — MAESVGMPETDITALTEALKSQQQLLQMLYADLDQEREASSTAADEALSMILRLQGEKSAVKMEANQYKRLAEEKICHAEEALAIFEDLIYQKEMEIASLEFQLQAYRYKLLSLGVSTELGTTENVYPENLLQQRGDGEASGVSGAIRRINSLPPLELKDFLNKKCPVERESESLPKEKPMIPKPESCMKKGDKKVDKEVTFQGIDAEKKSRNASNGNLNSIWEQIKKLDDRVREISDCKDSGGIGKSGILMGPGRTCSLPPIPKVITSTSHDTESEDIIATFERVDHNENVQETEAIVSTTCSTGVHDVFEVPQSYECSPKTLDSPKSFEGEKKEFDKLTFGVESSKAFEVEKKEFIGKDDLICDEISEVYVQDETERVKKRFHGKLLENRILSRTTTVDSTARERVAAAVTENQARFQQLWRRIERLEGERSSVRNEISHAGEEELKLFRDIREQLNLIRSEIHIWKPKQSPPQDDENLHRSTVRNEISHAGEEDLKLFRDIREQLNLICSEIHTWKPKQPPRQDDEPLHIVQEAMLHFWL, encoded by the exons ATGGCGGAGTCAGTTGGGATGCCTGAGACTGATATAACGGCGTTAACCGAAGCGCTCAAGTCTCAGCAACAGCTGCTGCAGATGCTTTATGCTGACCTTGATCaggaaagagaagcttcatcTACTGCAGCTGATGAAGCTCTATCCATGATACTGCGTTTGCAAGGTGAGAAGTCTGCTGTGAAGATGGAGGCCAACCAATACAAGAGATTGGCAGAGGAAAAGATATGTCATGCTGAGGAAGCTCTAGCGATTTTCGAGGATCTTATTTATCAGAAGGAAATGGAAATTGCTTCTTTGGAGTTTCAGCTTCAGGCTTATAGGTACAAACTGTTGAGCTTGGGTGTCAGTACAGAATTAGGTACCACCGAAAATGTGTATCCGGAAAACTTGTTGCAGCAAAGAGGTGATGGGGAAGCGAGTGGTGTTAGTGGGGCAATTAGAAGAATCAACTCCCTGCCTCCACTTGAGCTCAAGGATTTCCTCAACAAGAAATGCCCTGTAGAAAGAGAGAGTGAAAGTCTACCGAAAGAAAAACCTATGATACCAAAGCCAGAATCTTGTATGAAAAAGGGAGACAAAAAGGTGGACAAGGAAGTTACTTTCCAGGGCATTGATGCAGAGAAGAAATCGAGAAATGCTTCCAATGGCAACCTTAATTCGATCTGGGAGCAGATTAAGAAGTTAGACGACCGAGTGAGAGAGATATCAGATTGTAAAGATTCCGGTGGTATAGGAAAATCTGGAATTTTGATGGGTCCGGGTAGGACATGTTCATTACCTCCAATTCCGAAAGTAATCACAAGCACATCCCATGATACAGAAAGTGAAGATATTATTGCTACCTTTGAAAGAGTTGATCATAATGAGAATGTACAGGAAACGGAGGCAATTGTTAGTACTACATGCTCAACTGGCGTCCATGATGTTTTTGAAGTTCCACAGAGCTATGAATGCAGTCCTAAAACTTTGGACAGTCCTAAATCTTTTGAAGGTGAGAAGAAAGAGTTTGATAAATTGACATTTGGTGTTGAGAGTTCTAAAGCTTTTGAAGTTGAGAAGAAAGAATTTATTGGCAAAGATGATTTGATATGTGATGAGATTAGTGAAGTGTATgttcaagatgagacagagagGGTTAAGAAAAGGTTTCATGGCAAGTTGCTCGAGAATAGAATATTGAGTCGAACAACCACTGTTGACTCAACTGCAAGGGAGAGAGTGGCTGCTGCGGTTACTGAGAATCAAGCCAGATTTCAACAGTTGTGGAGGAGGATAGAGCGGCTTGAGGGAGAGAGAAGTAGCGTAAGGAACGAAATAAGTCATGCAGGAGAAGAGGAGTTGAAGTTGTTTAGGGATATACGTGAGCAACTTAACTTAATTCGGTCTGAAATACATATTTGGAAGCCTAAGCAATCTCCTCCACAGGATGACGAGAACTTACACAGAAGTACTGTAAGGAATGAAATAAGTCATGCAGGAGAAGAGGATTTGAAGTTGTTTAGGGATATACGTGAGCAACTTAACTTAATTTGCTCTGAAATACATACTTGGAAGCCTAAGCAACCTCCTCGACAGGATGATGAGCCCTTACACATTGTTCAAGAG gcaatgctacacttttGGCTCTGA
- the LOC112188108 gene encoding calcineurin subunit B → MGNTSSMLTQYDIEEVQQHCNHTFSQQEIVSLYERFCQLDRSGGGFISADEFLSVPEFAVNPLSQRLLKVLDGLNFKEFVAFLSAFSSRASLQQKIEFIFKVYDSDHNGKVTFNDMLDVLRDLTGQFISEQQREQVLTHVLEESGYTKDSSLTISDFVKTLGNSALKMEVEVPVD, encoded by the exons ATGGGCAACACATCCTCCATGCTCACTCAGTACGACATCGAAGAAGTTCAGCAACACTGCAATCACACAT TTTCGCAGCAGGAGATAGTTTCTCTGTACGAGAGGTTCTGTCAGCTCGATCGCAGCGGCGGAGGTTTCATCTCCGCCGACGAGTTCTTGTCCGTACCTGAATTCGCAGTCAATCCTCTCTCTCAG AGATTGCTGAAGGTTTTGGATGGATTGAACTTCAAGGAATTTGTTGCATTCTTGTCAGCATTCAGTTCTCGTGCAAGCTTGCAGCAAAAGATTGAGT TTATCTTCAAGGTATATGATTCCGACCACAATGGGAAAGTCACGTTCAATGACATGCTGGATGTTTTACGGGATTTGACGGGGCAGTTCATATCTGAGCAACAGAGGGAG CAAGTATTGACCCATGTCCTCGAGGAATCAGGCTATACAAAGGATTCTTCTCTAACCATATCTGACTTTGTGAAG ACTCTTGGAAACTCAGCTTTGAAGATGGAGGTTGAGGTTCCTGTGGATTAA
- the LOC112185417 gene encoding uncharacterized protein LOC112185417 — MAMYIRVKRSKTTYFIQCEPTETILDIKQKLQNLIDQPVNDQRLILVSTGEVLEDSKTLADQKVENDGVVALTLRKDDDEFEEVNIVRPDDFYQSRDADASSW; from the exons ATG GCCATGTATATCCGTGTTAAGCGTAGTAAGACAACTTACTTTATCCAGTGTGAACCAACCGAGACAATTTTAGATATTAAGCAGAAATTGCAAAATCTTATTGATCAACCGGTAAATGATCAGCGCTTGATCCTAGTCAGTACTGGGGAAGTACTGGAAGATTCAAAGACGTTGGCAGATCAAAAG GTGGAAAATGATGGCGTTGTAGCACTGACTTTGAGAAAAG ATGACGATGAGTTTGAAGAAGTGAACATTGTACGACCAGATGACTTCTACCAATCTCGTGATGCAGATGCAAGCAGTTGGTGA
- the LOC112190215 gene encoding uncharacterized protein Cbei_0202 yields MSVLPSKFGSLHLHLLRPPNPNPNPSPHPRRHTLKISSGKRSGRQRYPSERKVLKLKHKDIVGNVKNKYEGIWRLSKLGVPVDRDPGKDFLGVSQSLLEEIAKVLEFPVASMLPSEAFTVVRKSFDARKRLKEPKFVYIVEMDVDKLLSLEPRAWDFISELEPKVGLVEHMPQAKISGDLTSIIHGLKEVHQSSVSGESGNTMLNGSQGSYKFPTARKPKIAVVGSGPSGLFAALVLAEFGADVTVIERGQPVEQRGRDIGALAVRRILQTESNFCFGEGGAGTWSDGKLVTRIGRNSGSVLAVMETLVQFGAPEGILVNGKPHLGTDKLVPLLRNFRQHLLKLGVTIKFGTRVDDLLVDNEQVVGVRVSDSVDRLQSSSKKWEYDAVVLAVGHSARDLYQTLLSHNIELIPKDFAVGLRIEHPQEVVNSLQYSGLATEVCRGRGKVPVADYKVAKYVSGENRAEPLHATSRSCYSFCMCPGGQVVLTSTNPSEICVNGMSFSRRDSRWANAALVVTVSTKDFGALNLHGPLAGVEFQREFEQRAARMGGGNFVVPVQTVTDFMDNKLSVTSVPQSSYRLGVKAANLHKLFPDYVTETLQQSISAFDKELPGFICEEALLHGVETRTSSPIQIPRNVKTYESTSLKGLYPIGEGAGYAGGIVSAAVDGMHAGFAVAKNFGLCNDGIESILGKARSAGFLEY; encoded by the exons ATGTCAGTCCTTCCCTCCAAGTTTGGCTCTCTCCACCTCCATCTCCTCCGCCCtccaaacccaaaccctaaccctagccctcaTCCTCGCCGCCACACACTCAAGATCTCCAGCGGCAAGAGGTCCGGCAGGCAGAGATACCCGTCGGAGAGGAAGGTGCTCAAGTTGAAGCACAAGGATATCGTCGGGAACGTCAAGAACAAATACGAGGGCATTTGGAGGCTCTCCAAGCTCGGAGTTCCGGTCGACCGTGACCCCGGAAAGGACTTCCTCGGCGTCTCCCAGAGCTTGCTTGAAGAAATTGCCAAAGTGCTCGAGTTTCCG GTTGCTTCAATGCTGCCCTCGGAGGCCTTCACCGTGGTTCGGAAATCTTTTGATGCAAGGAAG AGGTTGAAAGAACCAAAATTCGTTTACATAGTGGAAATGGATGTTGATAAGCTATTGAGTTTAGAGCCTCGTGCTTGGGACTTCATTTCGGAGTTGGAGCCCAAAGTTGGGCTGGTAGAACACATGCCTCAAGCAAAGATATCTGGAGATTTGACGAGTATTATACACGGGTTAAAAGAAGTGCATCAAAGTTCAGTTTCCGGAGAAAGTGGAAATACAATGCTGAATGGGTCTCAAGGATCGTACAAATTTCCAACGGCTAGAAAACCCAAGATTGCGGTAGTGGGCAGTGGACCATCTGGGCTGTTTGCTGCCCTTGTTCTTGCGGAATTTGGTGCAGATGTCACCGTAATAGAAAGAGGTCAGCCTGTGGAACAGAGGGGGCGTGACATTGGTGCTCTGGCTGTCCGTCGGATCTTGCAGACAGAAAGCAATTTCTGCTTTGGAGAG GGTGGTGCAGGTACCTGGAGTGATGGAAAGCTGGTGACCAGGATTGGAAGAAACAGTGGGAGTGTTTTGGCG GTTATGGAAACTTTAGTTCAATTTGGAGCTCCAGAAGGAATTTTGGTTAACGGAAAGCCTCATTTGGGAACAGATAAATTGGTTCCACTACTTCGCAATTTTCGGCAGCATCTACTAAAGCTGGGT GTGACCATCAAGTTTGGGACAAGGGTTGATGATCTCCTTGTAGATAATGAACAAGTTGTAGGTGTCAGAGTTTCTGATTCAGTCGACAGGTTACAGTCTAGTAGCAAGAAATGGGAGTACGATGCTGTTGTTCTGGCTGTTGGACATTCTGCACGGGATCTTTATCAAACACTTCTATCTCATAACATTGAGTTGATCCCAAAAGATTTTGCT GTTGGCTTGCGGATTGAGCATCCTCAAGAAGTTGTAAACAGCTTACAG TATTCTGGATTGGCAACTGAGGTTTGCAGAGGACGCGGTAAAGTACCAGTGGCAGATTACAAGGTTGCAAAGTATGTAAGTGGAGAGAACAGGGCTGAACCTTTGCATGCAACAAGTCGAAGCTGCTATTCCTTCTGTATGTGTCCTGGTGGTCAG GTTGTTCTTACAAGTACAAATCCATCTGAAATCTGTGTCAATGGCATGTCATTTTCTCGACGTGACTCAAGGTGGGCAAATGCTGCACTCGTTGTGACCGTCTCAACAAAAGATTTTGGTGCATTGAATCTCCATGGACCTCTAGCAGGGGTTGAGTTTCAG agagaatttgagCAAAGAGCGGCAAGAATGGGAGGTGGAAATTTTGTGGTGCCTGTGCAGACAGTTACAGATTTTATGGACAATAAATTATCAG TAACATCTGTGCCACAGTCAAGTTATCGATTAGGAGTGAAGGCAGCAAATCTTCACAAGTTATTTCCTGATTATGTAACAGAGACTTTGCAGCAGTCAATCTCAGCATTTGACAAAGAG TTACCGGGCTTTATCTGCGAAGAGGCCCTTCTTCACGGAGTGGAG ACTAGGACCAGTTCTCCCATCCAGATTCCCCGCAATGTTAAAACTTATGAGAGCACATCATTGAAAGGTCTCTACCCTATTGGTGAAGGAGCAGGTTATGCTGGAGGGATTGTAAGTGCAGCTGTGGATGGTATGCATGCTGGTTTTGCAGTGGCAAAAAATTTTGGATTGTGTAATGATGGCATAGAGTCAATTTTGGGCAAGGCTCGGAGTGCTGGATTTTTGGAGTACTAG